In a single window of the Nicotiana tomentosiformis chromosome 8, ASM39032v3, whole genome shotgun sequence genome:
- the LOC104084543 gene encoding E3 ubiquitin-protein ligase At1g12760 isoform X1: MASSLIGLHRKSQTNQFQLLMEQANNRSNDEHVIDITSSSDASSSSNPHDRPVNNLLHVQAEDQPSTSTAVPVSQHAFSSANRSNLRNSSFVRRGNGRSRHRSPLNSLLWISIELVLTVSQIIAAIVVLAMSRDEHPRAPLSQWIVGYASGCVAILPLLYWRFRHRNQNSDQDSSQQPQGASQTELSSRPSSSTRSSEVEGRQTTGTPSIGGQSSGLRSRRLKALVDYFKMALDCFFAVWFVVGNVWIFGGHSSSSEAPNLYRLCIVFLTFSCIGYAMPFILCATICCCLPCIISVMGFREDLTQNKGATPESINALPTYKFKVKKNKSGNKEAAEGGIVAAGTEKERVISGEDAACCICLAKYVNNDELRELPCSHFFHKDCVDKWLKINNTCPLCKAEVGETLLSSLTEATANLRQSSAF, from the exons ATGGCCAGTTCCTTGATAGGGCTACACCGGAAAAGCCAAACTAACCAGTTCCAATTATTAATGGAGCAAGCAAATAACCGTAGCAATGACGAGCATGTTATTGACATAACGAGTAGCAGTGATGCATCCTCATCAAGCAACCCCCATGATAGACCAGTCAATAACTTGCTGCATGTACAAGCTGAAGATCAGCCATCAACAAGCACAGCAGTGCCTGTCTCACAACATGCATTTTCTTCTGCTAATAGATCAAACTTGAGGAACTCATCGTTTGTTCGAAGAGGAAATGGGCGTAGCCGCCATCGGAGTCCTCTGAATTCCTTGCTATGGATATCCATTGAATTAGTCTTGACAGTGAGCCAAATAATTGCAGCAATTGTAGTGTTGGCCATGTCAAGGGATGAGCACCCACGTGCTCCACTATCCCAATGGATCGTCGGTTATGCATCTGGGTGTGTAGCAATTCTTCCTCTTCTCTATTGGCGTTTTCGTCACAGAAACCAGAATTCAGATCAGGATTCATCTCAGCAGCCACAGGGTGCTTCGCAGACTGAACTCTCATCCAGACCTTCCTCGAGTACAAGGAGTTCAGAAGTTGAAGGCCGTCAGACAACTGGTACACCTTCTATAGGTGGTCAAAGTAGTGGACTACGGAGCAGAAG GTTAAAGGCACTCGTTGACTACTTTAAAATGGCACTAGATTGCTTTTTTGCAGTGTGGTTTGTGGTTGGCAATGTCTGGATATTTGGCGGTCACTCTTCTTCCTCTGAGGCTCCTAACTTGTACAG GTTGTGTATAGTATTTCTAACCTTTAGCTGTATCGGGTATGCGATGCCATTTATTCTATGTGCAACAATCTGCTGCTGCCTCCCCTGCATTATTTCAGTCATGGGCTTCAGAGAAGATCTGACTCAAAACAAAGGAGCCACACCAGAATCAATTAATGCTCTTCCGACCTATAAATTTAAggtaaagaaaaacaaaagtggCAACAAAGAGGCTGCTGAAGGTGGGATTGTGGCTGCAGGAACAGAAAAGGAGCGTGTCATATCAGGAGAAGATGCG GCATGTTGCATTTGCTTGGCAAAGTATGTGAACAATGATGAGTTGAGGGAGTTACCCTGTTCTCATTTCTTCCACAAGGACTGCGTGGATAAGTGGCTGAAAATCAACAACACATGTCCGCTTTGCAAAGCTGAGGTTGGTGAGACCCTTTTGAGCTCTCTTACTGAAGCAACTGCAAATTTGCGTCAGAGTTCCGCATTTTAA
- the LOC104084543 gene encoding E3 ubiquitin-protein ligase At1g12760 isoform X2 encodes MASSLIGLHRKSQTNQFQLLMEQANNRSNDEHVIDITSSSDASSSSNPHDRPVNNLLHVQAEDQPSTSTAVPVSQHAFSSANRSNLRNSSFVRRGNGRSRHRSPLNSLLWISIELVLTVSQIIAAIVVLAMSRDEHPRAPLSQWIVGYASGCVAILPLLYWRFRHRNQNSDQDSSQQPQGASQTELSSRPSSSTRSSEVEGRQTTGTPSIGGQSSGLRSRRLKALVDYFKMALDCFFAVWFVVGNVWIFGGHSSSSEAPNLYRLCIVFLTFSCIGYAMPFILCATICCCLPCIISVMGFREDLTQNKGATPESINALPTYKFKVKKNKSGNKEAAEGGIVAAGTEKERVISGEDARPLSSKIIEQRVFRK; translated from the exons ATGGCCAGTTCCTTGATAGGGCTACACCGGAAAAGCCAAACTAACCAGTTCCAATTATTAATGGAGCAAGCAAATAACCGTAGCAATGACGAGCATGTTATTGACATAACGAGTAGCAGTGATGCATCCTCATCAAGCAACCCCCATGATAGACCAGTCAATAACTTGCTGCATGTACAAGCTGAAGATCAGCCATCAACAAGCACAGCAGTGCCTGTCTCACAACATGCATTTTCTTCTGCTAATAGATCAAACTTGAGGAACTCATCGTTTGTTCGAAGAGGAAATGGGCGTAGCCGCCATCGGAGTCCTCTGAATTCCTTGCTATGGATATCCATTGAATTAGTCTTGACAGTGAGCCAAATAATTGCAGCAATTGTAGTGTTGGCCATGTCAAGGGATGAGCACCCACGTGCTCCACTATCCCAATGGATCGTCGGTTATGCATCTGGGTGTGTAGCAATTCTTCCTCTTCTCTATTGGCGTTTTCGTCACAGAAACCAGAATTCAGATCAGGATTCATCTCAGCAGCCACAGGGTGCTTCGCAGACTGAACTCTCATCCAGACCTTCCTCGAGTACAAGGAGTTCAGAAGTTGAAGGCCGTCAGACAACTGGTACACCTTCTATAGGTGGTCAAAGTAGTGGACTACGGAGCAGAAG GTTAAAGGCACTCGTTGACTACTTTAAAATGGCACTAGATTGCTTTTTTGCAGTGTGGTTTGTGGTTGGCAATGTCTGGATATTTGGCGGTCACTCTTCTTCCTCTGAGGCTCCTAACTTGTACAG GTTGTGTATAGTATTTCTAACCTTTAGCTGTATCGGGTATGCGATGCCATTTATTCTATGTGCAACAATCTGCTGCTGCCTCCCCTGCATTATTTCAGTCATGGGCTTCAGAGAAGATCTGACTCAAAACAAAGGAGCCACACCAGAATCAATTAATGCTCTTCCGACCTATAAATTTAAggtaaagaaaaacaaaagtggCAACAAAGAGGCTGCTGAAGGTGGGATTGTGGCTGCAGGAACAGAAAAGGAGCGTGTCATATCAGGAGAAGATGCG AGACCATTGTCTTCCAAAATTATTGAGCAGAGGGTCTTCCGGAAATAG